The region CCCCCGGAGGAGGACACTAAGACATATGCAATTTGTTCTATTAtttgcagaggtggaaagtccaagGTTCAGAAGGTAAAAGTCCCGCCAcatgtttcttccacccatggactcagccagctgatttcacttagttctacctcctggctgaagaattatCCTAATGatcaaatccaggtgattggggAGGAAGTTTACTTTCTAAACCTGGATTTTACACCTGTGATGATTTGTTGACAACTTTTAGTTCAGCCTTTTGGTTTCACTGTTTTTGAAATTGTTACTacaatattttgtttcattacattatctTTGATTACATTGTATTTCATAATCTATCGTTATctacagacctgggtcaaatatgtattttttttaattcaaatactatttttctacactttactgattttgcctggtgtattggaaccaataaaatactctcaaaaagtgcaaaccccactttctggtcatattggcatctgatcaattacaccaggcaagatcaatagagcacagaaaagtatttgaatccaaaacaagtacgtatttgacccaggtgtgATTATCTACCATCACACATTTCCTTTTATCACATTATCTCATTACCTCTGGGGTGAGTTGAGTATGTGGGTGTAGCTTCTGTCAGTGTAGCTGTGTAGGATGTGGTTGGTAAAAATAAGCTTCACAGCATGGTGCAGACCTAGCTAGGTCTTTCATACCTGCCCTGACCCAGAAGTTTCCTTGTTGTGTAGatgttgtgtattttttgtattaaaggTTGagataaatttttttatttgtgtgatgTGGCATTtatatgctgttatttttgcTTCCTGGTTGTAGTAATTCAGGGGTATTGTTGCTATTGGCTGTAACAACACCACTAAACCTTTCCTCAgccaaacacaccacacaagAGCCTTTAGCGTAGTGTGCCGTTTTCAGCAAGGCTGTGTTGTGACAGAAAATCACTTACTTTTGCGTGTGGGCTGCATTAGCTGCATGGATTGGGTTCAACTGCTTATCCTTAAGCTCAAAATACCATGGTGCACTGTGGAGTACTGACTGCGTCTATTGCAAACAAGATAGCGTGATTTCCTTTCACATGCTGTGCTCACCACGAGCGCTTGGAGGATGGTGGAGGAAGTGGTCTTGGGTGAGGCACATTTCATTAATAGCCTGACAAAAGGAGTGGAACTCACCAATGTTGTGTGCTCTAAATCCTTCGCTGAACTCTGTGTAAGACGGTTGGCCTGTTCTGTTTCCTCTGCATTTATATTCACTGCTGTAAGAGTCGTTTCCAGCGGTGAGTGTGAGTCTGTCCCCGCTGGGGTCCAGTGGAAGATGccgtccatctctgtaccacGTGTAGTTCCATTCAGCAGAGCTCCCCTCAACCTGACACCTCAGAGTCAGACTGTCTGACCTGAAGATCTCTATCCATGCAGTCTCCAAAGTCAGCACAGCCTGAGGACGAGTTAATACGCCAGACACCTGGGgtcctaaaaataaaataataattaaataaaaaaattaaagaatgcAGTGAAAGTAAAAATTAGGTTAAATTAACAAGCAAAAGCAATAagtaataaaagtaaaatctGAATTATCATTTTGATGGAATCGACATCTTAAAAACTCCATGAAATGGTTGTGATTAAATTCAAATAGTTCAaataaatttttacattttttgccagATTTGACTGCATTAATTATCAAAAGTAATAACGAGTAATTACCAGAAACCATGAGTATGACAGAGTTGCTGCTGGCTGTGTACAttggtttgattttattttttcccctgcagaTATATGTTCCGGAGTCTGACTGAACAACAGACTGAATGGTGTATGTGTCCGTAGCCTTGTCCAGAGGAAGTTCCTGTCCGTCTTTGTACCATAGATATCTCCAGCCGGTCCGATTGCTGCGAATCCCACAGCTCAGAGTCACTTGTTCTGTGGTGTAGAATGTCCTCCTGCCACCAGGCTCCATGGTTAGCACCACTAATGCGTGAACTGCAGAAAGTCCAAATCAAACAGAATCGCTCTGAGAGAAATTCATTAAAGTGATTtcacaagaacaaaacaaataagtggTCCAGTAAACTGTTAAGAGTAAAGACTGTGAAGTGTGTTACCATTATGAAAACATTGAAATTGACCTGGGTGACCCTCTGTAAGCAAATGAAACAGCTATTGGCCAAATTCTGTAACCAATAGTTCCTGTAATCTCTGAAGCATTAGAAATTTGATTTCTAATGTTCATCAATTattcttaaaggagtaccatggtggttgaacgtgacacttcccagttgtcttcaggcaacaacaaaacaaatgtgcataatttttttattcttcagtcatttcaatgtactttaaaacgtatttttctaagcctaaatttcccactataaaaattcacccgaaccgtctgggcgtggtaatgagaactgtcagttagctatgattgacagaccgtgcccggttaccatagctacccccatgatacgcgctctctttgggagactgaattttcacaagctagctagcttagtagtatatcaagtatcgatagatagctaaggtaagaacgttgacttatatccagttataatttttgctatctagctagccaagttaagatgaaagcacaactataacgtcctcataaaagcaaactagcaagctaacgttatcgatagcattgccttatgaaagcaaacctcctagctagctaacgttagctagctagctaaatgaatataaccagaaataatctaaaggcactctaatttaagtgaacctaacgttagtcaaatatttgcattgtctgaacagcaggacggtgtgtcctgtcagatttctttacggggcgtggaaataggagtggttactgtattcgtgacgtagaaaaatgacaactttctcaaccggttgaaaataggatgatgaatttaaaacgcatatttctccaaaaatacagaacggacatatttaatactttgctcattgtgtttcttcaatgcctcttgtgcaaatagcacataaaaccgagaaagtgtgaaaatcaccatggtactcctttaaatgtCTTTGTGCTTTAATTTAAATCCCTCGTTTACCTGGAGCTTACAATTTTCATCTTCGTGACTGCAACATAAAtgttatacatactgtatatgctgtatatatgtAACTGTTTAACAAATATCTGATTATTAATTATGTGTTTGTTATGATATTGTTCCTATAGTAGCACCCGTGTGCAGAAATATCTCTGATATATTCAACTGAGGGCTGAAaggaaactaaataaaacatttttggagcGTCCTAGTGAAAGTCCCGACTTGACTTCAAAGGAAATGCTGTGGCAGCGCCTGAAATGAGCAGCTCATGCtcgaaaatgtttttttctcaaagcAGTTCCACAGAGCAGAGTGGGCCACAATTACTCagcagcaatgtgaaagactgatatcaaattataggaagcttGTGGCTATTGCTGCTTCAGGTGGTGCAGCCAGTTAAGTTAAAGGGGGTCGTTCTCACACGTTGTGATAAAGGTGATAACTTCTCCATTATATAAATgaagtaataatttaaaaaaaaaacagattaaaaaaaaaaaaaaaagtgttttgtgtttactcaggttccctttgtctttttttacattttatctatagatctgaaatcattcaatgtgacaaacatgcaataCTAAAGGAAAGCAGGAAGAGGGCAAATGCTCATTCACATTCAAATGTTCTACTGTGCTTCCACCAGTCCTCCAATGTCTAATGTGCCTCTTGttacatgtacaaaaaaaaaaaaaaaaccgaataAACTAAAAACAATCCTTGATACAAATGCCATTTTGTGCCCCAAAACACTGATACCTCTGCCATCCTTTAAGCGTCAGCTTTTACCTGTGCTTTAAACTGCCTATGGCTCGGGCATGAAGAGTGAAACAATGTGCATGCGTAAATACTGGATCTGCACTCTTCAAAGAATTGTGAATCTGGAACACACTACAGCGAAGCTTAATAAGCGAGACCCTCCACTGTGCAGGCATGGACAAACCCGTGTTCTGCCATCTcagactttattttaaaatagcttattttaattgtttactatatactgtactttatatattattttgtccAGAGTATGAAACATGTATTTCAATGTGTGCTGgccttgcccctccccccaacattgtttgttgtagttatttttgaaaaaaaaaaactatatgtatatatatcaatataaaaaaagagcGAAGCAGAGCTTCGTGCTGACATACCGATGACCGCGCGCGTTGCGCTGACAGCTGAGTGGTTTCCAGCCTTGGCTTCGCACCAGTACTGGGCGCTGTCATCCTCCCGCACATGGCTCAGGGTGTAAGCAGACGACCCTTCTCCCGGAGAGGAGGACAGCGTGGATCCTTCTGTTCCTCTCAGCTTCTTCCAGCTGTATTCCCATCGGACGGACGGCTCGGAATCCTTCACCTCACAGGTGAGATGCACGGTCTCTTCAGCCGACACGCGTGACCAGGGCGGGTCCGCGGTCAGCACCACCCGGACCCCTGACGCTAGAGCGGAAACAACGAAATCGGTTACCGCGAAAAAAGCACAGCAGGGATTAACAATCACTCTCGTGAAGCAGAAACCAAAAGTACGAAAAAGTATTTTAGGATTACCGGCGTTTTGTGTGAAGCTAATCAGGGTGGGTAGAACTGTGaagtaaaatgataaatatgaagATTAAGCAatctttctttcaaaataatgtcCAAAGAGAGCTAAACTGTCACCACAGATCCAAAACAACTATACAATCCAGATAAAAGTATACATATGGTATCCATCGTAAGATTTGATACCTCTGTACTAGTTGCAGAagtagtactactactactgctgctgctactactactactgctactactactactactactgctactgctgctactgctactactgctactactcctactactactactactactactactaataataataataataataataataaatccataaccaaaataaaaaaaataatgcaaataaatgtattatttatttgttacttACGGACTGTGTAGAAAAATTTCCACTTGTCCATTGAATTTTTGGTGACCATCTCACTCAAAGGAAGGCTTGCATATTGTGGTCATCAGTGCTGAGtagcactttatttttaaaaccctcATTGTGAAATCATTGTTTCCGAATTGTGTATTCATAAACTCTCCATAGGCGACAGTGACCTCTTATGCCCACACAGAGCATACATGATGTGGGGATTTTGTGCTGCAGTTTGattcaattcagtttgattcaattttatttgtattgcgctttttacagagaaaaacCAGACACGAACCCCCAAAACCAGACAcgaacccccaaaaagcaagcaaatgaggtaaaataaattaataaaaactccccagtgggaagaaaaacactgaaacggCTGTGAGAAAACAACTCTGCAATGGAAAGAAATCTCCGGAAGAACCCGGctgtagagggggagcccatcctctgcaggccagcctggtgtaatgGCAAATATTCTATGAATAGTAACAGCCAGGCAGGTGTTCATTATAAGCTGCACCTGTTGCAGCACAGAAAAATTTCAGTTGCAAGGTATTTTGAACAAGTGATTTTTCCCGCTGACCACAGATCAGCGACTACAGGCGTTGCTGATTTGCTTACAAatattcactctcacacattccTCTACATTCATATTTCCGACATGGATCTGGAAGGCTGTGTCATTTATGCAAGATGAAAGCCTGTCTCCAGTCATTAaaaattactattttaaaaatgtttttatctcaATAGTCTTAATTTagtgtttatcttagttgacttagttattgcacttgtgcctactcaactattgcttgttttatttgcatagactgctttgttgctgtttttgttgtgttaatcagattaacctacagggttcaagttaaactacgtggtcgttccctgcacttggtactgtacttccctctagggttttcaacacacttgttcctggttttggttatacactttgttgtacgtcgctctggataagagcgtctgctaaatgcctgtaatgtaatgtaatgtaatttactaAAGGCATCTACTGCATGGACGGCGTCCAACCGAAGGACACAGGCAATGGAAGGAAAGGGAGATTAGAGAAGTTAGCCATGCTCTGGATAATTATAAACACGGGAAaccacacaggaagtgctgctgcCGACAGCCCTGGAGTTCCTGCAAAAAACCGTTTTGACCTGAAGATCAAATGTCCTAATACAAGGTACAAGCATCAAAGTTGTGCAACAGTTAAATTAACCTCTGCAGATTCCAgctaaataaaggaaatatagGCAATAAGTGCCAATATAGATAAAGAGGGAGAAATGACGAACTGTTACTTGTATACtcaacaggaaattaaaattcACGGATGAAAACTTGTTCTTCTGTGGCAAAGGACTGGTTCTACAGAGATTCACaggctaaatatttattttagcattccACTGAAGATTTCAATCACTCCAAGCAGTAAAGGCTAGTCCTACACAGTTTGTGGACTGATGCAAATGGAGACATGACAAAAAGTAACAATACCGACTTGGAAGAAGTGAAATTGGGTCCAGTGCACTTAACTTGATCATCATTTTACACTGGATCAAAGAAGTGTAAGACTACCCAAACGGGCAAAACCAAAGGAGATCATTATCTGCTACTGTATACAGTCTGCTGCTATACACTTTTAAAACAGACAAGGAAGCTTTGATAAAAcaataccattttaaaaaaaacacaaacatgaaaactCTGACCATTGCTTTCCCAACCAAACAAACAGGTTTTGAAACAACTGAGACAGAATCTTAGACATTaagacaaaaaagtaaaaaagaaaaaagaacaggaaaaacGAAGGAAGGGCTGACAGAACCATTGTGTGACTTCATTTCTAAAGAAACTCAAAAACACGCCCAAAGTCCCGTCAAATTGGCACTGTGCCAAAGCTGATCACACCTGCTTtaagagaaatatttaaaagtttATTAGACTGGACTCTAATCAACTGTACTTGGTGAAGATGAGGCCCCCCATCttcaaacagaataaaaataaatatcagataTCAGCACCTGTGCCTTCAGTCCTCGGGGCTGTATaatacagaataaatattttacaaatataaaaaatacatttgaaagatcacatcactttttttttcttgcagcaaATAAAggttatatacatttttaaaatgccacaCATTTATGCTTGAAGAACATCACTCCCTCTTTTAGAGAAAATGAAGCATCTTTTCAGCGCTGGAGAAGATTATTCCAGATTCTCTTGcgctcttcctcttccactTATACCGGAGATTCTTCAGCGTTTGACCGCAGCGTACTCAACACTGCCCTCTTGTGACCGATCTTCAGCAATTGTGTGAAAATACAAATTGCCATATGTGACGAAGTCACTCAGGGGCTGACTTCTCGTATTGACAGTTACTTCAGCGTACTGTATCTCGGTGGCCTCGGCAAATGACTACAACAGAGGGAAAAATTAagttgggaaatgtagtcttaGTAGTCTTAGTAGTACACCCATTTCCTTAGTCATGTCAAATGTGGTGTCTCATGGGGGCTATTGTTGGCGTCGTCTGCTAAAGTTCCCATAGATTGGCATAAACTATGGCTTTAcactcttattattattgttattattattaataataataataataataataattaagtaaTTGTGGGAAAAATCTGTATTTCCAGGTTTGACAAGCAAACCTGGATTCATAAGCACTCAGCCTTAATCCAGTCAACAGTCAGTCAGTTAATTCAGTAAGTTTTGGCAGCTCAGACAGCAGTTGGACTGAGGAGGGCAGAGAGTGCTTACCTTTGAACTGTCCCCTTTCCCCTCCAGCTCGCCTCTGCCTATGTTCAGAACAAAcaacactaataaataaatatccccTTCTCTTTTgcacttttacttttttcagtgcattttcagTGGTGTTCGCGCTGGCGTCGCCCGATTGGACATACTTAATAAAGGGTAAAACAGCGcgtaatagcaataataatatcaacataaatgaataaataattataattatgccACACAGATTGTTCAAAAAGACAGTGATTGAGGAACGGAAAAATCCCATGTTTTTACAAAACCAATGGCACAGTACATGGTGGTTGCTCAAACAGAAGTAGCACATGCTCTACGAGACGGCATAAAGTCAAACTGCAACTCAATAGTTTGAGCAGAGCTTTGGTGCTTTGGTACATTTCCTTCTTCTGAGGCTATTGCAGGCACCAAGCGCGCTTGTGCAAGAACACACTTTCCGAACACACTCACTTCCAGTACGTCTCCAGACGGTGGCCATAACGCAGGCcagacacaggaagaggagcaggagacCTGTAGAAATGCTCAGGATGGTTAATGTGCTGGGCTTCTCTGGCCTCTTTGAGCTGAAACACAAGCAGTGTCTTTCGGTCAGCAAACGTCCAGTACCACAGCTCAAACACACTGTGGTTCTGCTGAGCAAACATCCAGTaccacagctcaaacacagtgtggTTCCGGTCAGCAAATGTCCAGTaccacagctcaaacacagtgtggTTCCGGTCAGCAAACATCCAGTaccacagctcaaacacagtgtggTTCCGGTCAGCAAACATCCAGTaccacagctcaaacacagtgtggTTCTGGTGAGCAAACATCCAGTACCACAGTTCAAACCAGTGACCACAAAACCACAGAGCAGAGTGAAAGTTTTAAAGATGGCGGTGCTGAGCCAAATGCGGTCAATCCAGATGGCTGCAGATTAAGTGGTAGCCATCAAGCCTGAGGTAGTGTACAGTTATGAGTAACAGTTCAGTAATTAGGCACATGTTTCACAAAGATGCCAAAacatttctcattattattgttttgctgAAACCTGACAAATTATGCCATACCTGAAACACTGAGGAAGAATCTGGGATCGGTAAAGcaattcatgaatttaaaaaaatcaggcGATCATTGTCATGGTGTTTCTGTCATCAGAACATGGTGTTTTATGAATCATCTAACACAATCAAATTTCTTAGCAGAACAAGCCTATCTATTCAAGGCTTGAATCTGGAAAGTACATTTAATCCCTCCTTTGTTGTGAAGTGAACGTTACACTTTCACCCTGAGGAACGGCgtagggaactgggctggcACCTTCAAGCTCGCGTCTTCAGTTCCCAGGTGGGGCCCTGCTGATGCATCTCATATTCAAAGAAACATCCAGCCGCACTAATGAACTGTAAACATAAACTAAAAACCCATCTATTCAGTCTGGCTTTTATGTagtgttttataattttatggTCTTAGTATTTACACttatttattatcatcattattatttattttattctattttgttttgtcaacACTTTACTGTTg is a window of Anguilla anguilla isolate fAngAng1 chromosome 13, fAngAng1.pri, whole genome shotgun sequence DNA encoding:
- the LOC118211676 gene encoding low affinity immunoglobulin gamma Fc region receptor III-like: MVTKNSMDKWKFFYTVLLPTLISFTQNAASGVRVVLTADPPWSRVSAEETVHLTCEVKDSEPSVRWEYSWKKLRGTEGSTLSSSPGEGSSAYTLSHVREDDSAQYWCEAKAGNHSAVSATRAVIVHALVVLTMEPGGRRTFYTTEQVTLSCGIRSNRTGWRYLWYKDGQELPLDKATDTYTIQSVVQSDSGTYICRGKNKIKPMYTASSNSVILMVSGPQVSGVLTRPQAVLTLETAWIEIFRSDSLTLRCQVEGSSAEWNYTWYRDGRHLPLDPSGDRLTLTAGNDSYSSEYKCRGNRTGQPSYTEFSEGFRAHNIVSCTVENLARVAVGAAILLFLSVIVNEGFWRRARKMRRCCI